The Halalkalicoccus subterraneus nucleotide sequence CGTGACCGGCCGGAAGGCCCCACAGGCGTCACACCGCAGCATCGGGGTGCGGTCCTCGCGCACGAGGCGGGTGTCGGGGAGTCCACACTCCGAACAGCGGACGTACTCCTCGACGTAGCTGGAGATCGCGGCGTCGAAATCCCCGCCGCTGAAGTTGCCGTTGTACCGCCCGCGACCGTTCTCGAACTTCCCGCTGGTACCGAGTTCGCGCTGGATGAACCGGTGGAGGTGTTCTGCTTCCCGGTTCAGCTGGTCTGCGACCTCCCCGAGGTTCGTGAGTCGAGTAAATGCTCCGTCCTTCTGGGCGGTGGCGTCGGGGATCGAGAGCCGTTCGCTGCTGCCTTCGATGTCCGGGACCTCGTCCATCGCCCTGTCGAGG carries:
- a CDS encoding translation initiation factor IF-2 subunit beta, translating into MDYSASLDRAMDEVPDIEGSSERLSIPDATAQKDGAFTRLTNLGEVADQLNREAEHLHRFIQRELGTSGKFENGRGRYNGNFSGGDFDAAISSYVEEYVRCSECGLPDTRLVREDRTPMLRCDACGAFRPVTKRTQNTQTQQRDAVEEGQTYEVKITGTGRKGDGVAERGNYTIFVPGAEEGDVVTIYIKNISGNLAFARISQ